A single region of the Triticum dicoccoides isolate Atlit2015 ecotype Zavitan chromosome 2B, WEW_v2.0, whole genome shotgun sequence genome encodes:
- the LOC119365418 gene encoding methionine aminopeptidase 1B, chloroplastic-like yields the protein MAVRVPSMELNRSPPLLSGGRGKTCLQKPFIVQAKRSGGLEKANTRSRGPQASEKLKKREPLTHGTVSAPLPVPGHIPRPPYVGSNKMPEISSERQMQDKDTIVHMKAACELAARVLQNAGKLVKPSVTTDEIDKAVHKMIIDAGAYPSPLGYGGFPKSVCTSVNECMCHGIPDSRELKDGDIINIDVTVYLNGFHGDTSKTFFCGEVDEAAKRLVKVTEECMLRGISSCKHGVSFKKIGRRISEHAERNGFGVVEQFVGHGVGRVFHSQPIIYHQRNNMPGQMVEGQTFTIEPILTMGSNSNSIECDMWEDGWTAVTTDGSLAAQFEHTILITRTGAEILTKC from the exons ATGGCGGTCAGAGTTCCGTCCATGGAGCTGAACCGCTCCCCGCCGCTCCTCTCCGGCGGCAGAG GCAAAACATGCCTTCAGAAGCCTTTCATTGTCCAAGCAAAGAGATCAGGTGGATTGGAGAAAGCAAATACTAG GTCACGAGGACCGCAAGCTTCTGAAAAACTCAAGAAAAGAGAACCCCTGACTCATGGGACTGTTAGTGCGCCTCTTCCGGTACCAGGACACATACCTCGACCTCCTTACGTTGGATCAAACAAAATGCCCGAGATATCGAGTGAGAGACAAATGCAGGACAAAGACACCATCGTGCACATGAAAGCTGCATGTGAGCTTGCTGCTCGTGTTCTTCAAAATGCAGGGAAATTAGTCAAA CCCTCTGTAACAACAGACGAAATTGATAAAGCAGTGCACAAGATGATCATTGATGCTGGAGCCTATCCATCCCCGCTTGGATACGGTGGGTTTCCAAAAAGTGTATGCACAtcagtgaacgaatgcatgtgccaTGGTATTCCTGATTCACGAGAACTAAAG GATGGAGACATAATTAACATCGATGTCACTGTCTACTTGAAC GGTTTTCATGGGGATACCTCTAAAACGTTTTTCTGTGGAGAAGTTGACGAAGCTGCTAAAAGACTTGTGAAG GTTACTGAAGAGTGCATGCTTAGGGGCATATCATCCTGCAAACACGGTGTGAGCTTTAAGAAAATCGGCAGAAGAATAAG CGAGCATGCTGAGAGGAATGGATTTGGTGTCGTGGAGCAATTTGTTGGGCATGGAGTTGGCAGAGTTTTTCATTCACAACCAATTATATATCACCAGC GCAACAACATGCCAGGGCAGATGGTTGAAGGCCAGACGTTCACAATAG AGCCGATCCTGACCATGGGAAGCAACAGCAACAGCATCGAGTGCGACATGTGGGAGGACGGCTGGACGGCGGTGACGACGGACGGCAGCCTGGCGGCGCAGTTCGAGCACACCATCCTCATCACCAGGACCGGCGCAGAGATCCTAACCAAATGCTAG